The Chryseobacterium geocarposphaerae genome window below encodes:
- a CDS encoding MarC family protein produces MGVFEDFSIKEIITCFMVLFAVIDIIGSIPIVVSLQQKFGQIEARKASITAGGIMLVFLFVGNKILKFIGVDVNSFAIAGAFVIFIIALEMILGIEINKTSEAKSASIVPIAFPLVAGAGTLTTTLSLKAEFHDINIIFGIILNTIFVYLVLKSATWLEKKMGEATLAILQKVFGIILLAISIKLFTANFAQLVQNYINF; encoded by the coding sequence ATGGGAGTATTTGAAGATTTTTCTATTAAAGAGATTATTACCTGTTTTATGGTACTTTTTGCCGTGATTGATATCATTGGTTCTATTCCTATTGTAGTAAGTTTACAGCAAAAATTCGGACAGATTGAAGCCCGGAAAGCATCCATTACAGCAGGTGGAATTATGCTTGTTTTTCTTTTTGTAGGAAACAAAATTTTGAAGTTTATCGGAGTAGATGTCAATTCGTTTGCCATTGCAGGTGCATTTGTCATTTTTATTATTGCATTGGAAATGATCTTAGGAATTGAAATTAATAAAACGTCTGAAGCAAAGTCGGCATCTATTGTTCCTATTGCTTTCCCACTGGTAGCAGGAGCGGGGACTTTAACGACCACTTTATCTTTAAAAGCTGAATTCCATGATATTAATATCATTTTTGGAATCATTCTCAATACAATTTTCGTATATTTGGTGCTGAAATCTGCTACTTGGCTGGAAAAGAAAATGGGGGAAGCAACATTAGCTATTTTACAGAAAGTTTTTGGAATTATTCTTCTGGCGATTTCAATCAAATTATTTACCGCAAACTTTGCCCAATTGGTGCAGAATTATATTAATTTTTAA
- a CDS encoding chorismate-binding protein, whose translation MIYFKFPFDEKLYSTDENSSENHINFYSFDGLRQVDCSGKIVEINQDNFDKITISSNDLKEDNNKFTPETKDEYLNNLNEVIEVIKDNQLPKLVYSRRKIFTDFNQIALKESFKNLCSAYPNAFSYILINGENSWMGAFSEVLGKFNKQTHIFETMSLAGTLPVSESWSEKEIEEQKPVSSYIRDILKKYSETLDESETYDHISGNIKHLRTDFKIKIQPEDLDTLIQELHPTPAVCGIPKDFCKENIQKLEKYPRELYAGYIKIETEESIQYFVNLRCSKLYKNAVHLFVGGGITAQSNPEKEWIETELKSEAVLKNLVVS comes from the coding sequence ATGATTTATTTCAAATTTCCATTCGACGAAAAACTCTATTCGACAGACGAAAACTCAAGTGAAAACCATATTAACTTTTATTCTTTTGACGGATTAAGGCAAGTTGACTGCAGTGGAAAAATTGTTGAAATAAATCAGGACAATTTCGATAAAATAACAATTTCAAGTAATGATTTAAAAGAAGATAATAATAAGTTTACGCCAGAAACCAAAGACGAATATCTGAATAATCTGAATGAGGTAATTGAAGTTATCAAAGACAACCAACTTCCTAAACTGGTTTATTCCAGAAGAAAAATCTTTACCGATTTTAATCAGATTGCCCTTAAAGAAAGCTTTAAAAACCTTTGTAGTGCTTATCCAAATGCATTCAGCTATATCTTAATCAATGGTGAAAATTCGTGGATGGGCGCTTTTTCAGAAGTCCTGGGGAAATTCAATAAACAAACCCATATTTTTGAAACAATGAGTCTTGCCGGAACACTTCCTGTCTCAGAAAGCTGGTCTGAGAAAGAAATTGAGGAACAAAAACCTGTTTCAAGCTACATCAGAGATATTTTAAAAAAATATTCAGAAACTCTTGATGAATCTGAAACCTATGATCATATTTCAGGAAATATAAAACATCTCAGAACAGATTTTAAAATAAAAATACAACCTGAAGACTTAGATACTCTCATTCAGGAATTGCACCCTACCCCGGCTGTTTGTGGGATTCCGAAAGATTTCTGTAAAGAAAACATCCAGAAATTGGAAAAATACCCACGCGAATTGTATGCAGGTTATATCAAAATAGAAACCGAAGAAAGTATCCAGTATTTTGTTAATCTCCGTTGTTCTAAACTTTACAAGAATGCCGTTCATCTTTTTGTGGGAGGCGGAATCACCGCTCAAAGCAATCCGGAAAAAGAGTGGATAGAAACTGAACTGAAATCGGAAGCTGTGCTTAAAAATCTTGTGGTTTCTTAA
- a CDS encoding RNA polymerase sigma factor, whose protein sequence is MAKIKTDWQKIYLDYSPKLLGICRRYIQDIYIAEDIIQDSFITAMQKDHQLHDEKALFGWLKKIVVNNSLQYLRKFSKDNFVNTEALEIPDTYSEMEHHSREEKNIFIYDFSNEELLSSIDNLPPHHKSVFNLYFIENHSHAEIAGLLGITINTSKSHLLRAKKSIQTYLLNNIINHNTPKNKTAQLLVIFGLGGLLWAQTFRSKFSDFQIATSKKLEIPENITIKTSTFHPYRSSLKKKVIIASTCIIIILSSLFLFNTKSHFFLQNQSITQDSILEKNNETSGSQYSKEKSVSERNVSINTVNPSIKMKQDTSESLDSTEKKSIKNKGKTQKILLKDTVKETSQKVIVVKKIIKRDTIFVER, encoded by the coding sequence ATGGCAAAAATAAAAACTGACTGGCAAAAAATCTATCTCGACTATTCCCCAAAACTTTTGGGGATTTGTCGCAGATATATCCAGGATATTTACATTGCGGAAGATATCATACAGGATAGCTTCATTACTGCCATGCAGAAAGACCATCAGCTTCATGATGAAAAAGCTCTTTTTGGCTGGTTAAAAAAAATTGTGGTCAACAATTCTTTACAATACCTAAGAAAATTCAGCAAAGATAATTTTGTGAATACCGAAGCTTTAGAAATTCCAGATACATACTCAGAAATGGAACATCATTCCCGGGAAGAGAAAAACATCTTTATTTATGATTTCTCGAATGAAGAATTATTGTCATCTATAGACAATCTTCCACCTCACCATAAATCTGTTTTCAATTTATACTTTATTGAAAACCATTCCCATGCAGAAATTGCCGGTTTATTAGGGATTACGATAAACACTTCGAAGTCTCATCTTTTGCGGGCGAAAAAATCCATTCAAACGTATTTACTCAACAATATAATCAATCACAATACTCCTAAAAATAAAACAGCACAACTGCTTGTTATTTTCGGATTGGGAGGACTATTGTGGGCACAAACCTTTAGAAGTAAATTTTCAGATTTTCAAATTGCAACCTCTAAAAAATTAGAAATTCCTGAAAATATCACAATCAAAACCTCTACATTTCATCCTTATCGATCAAGCCTGAAAAAGAAAGTAATCATCGCTTCAACCTGCATAATCATTATTCTTTCTTCTCTATTTTTATTTAATACAAAAAGTCATTTCTTTCTCCAGAATCAATCGATTACTCAGGATTCAATACTGGAAAAGAATAACGAAACATCCGGAAGCCAGTATTCAAAAGAAAAATCCGTTTCCGAAAGAAATGTATCAATAAATACAGTCAATCCATCCATAAAAATGAAACAGGATACATCAGAAAGCCTTGATAGTACTGAGAAAAAAAGCATTAAAAACAAAGGAAAAACACAAAAAATACTTCTTAAAGACACCGTAAAAGAAACTTCCCAAAAAGTGATTGTTGTGAAAAAAATCATCAAAAGAGATACTATATTTGTAGAAAGATAA